One Brevibacillus choshinensis genomic window carries:
- a CDS encoding PrkA family serine protein kinase, protein MDILKRISEHRAREENLMWRGTFAEYLELVRKNPQIAQTAHSRVYNMIKSAGVEENEDGTRSYQFFSREIFGLDRSVERLVEEYFHSAARRLDVRKRILLLMGPVSGGKSTLVTMLKRGLEEYSRTEAGAIYALEGCPMQEEPLHLIPHELRPEVEEELGIKIEGELTPYNRMRLENEYGGCIEDFPVCRILFSEANRVGIGTFSPSDPKSQDIADLTGSIDFSTITKYGSESDPRAYRFDGELNKANRGLMEFQEMLKCDEKFLWHLLSLTQEGNFKAGRFALISADELIVAHTNESEYKAFIANKKNEALQSRIIVMPMPYNLRVSDEEKIYSKLIKQSDLGHVHIAPHALRSAAIFSILTRLKESKKQGADLLKKMRLYDGESVEGFKGADLEELRNEHADEGMAGIDPRYVINRISSALIRRDTECINALDILRALKEGFDQHPSITKEQRERYMNFISSARKEYDELAKKEVQKAFVYSYEESAKTLMDNYLDNVEAYCNMNKIRDPVTGEEMDPDERLMRSIEEQIGISENAKRAFREEILIRISAYARKGKRFDYSTHDRLREAIEKKLFADLKDVVKITTSNKTPDEHQLKKINEVTKRLIEEHHYCPVCANELLRYVGSLLNR, encoded by the coding sequence ATGGACATTTTAAAACGTATATCCGAGCACCGGGCCCGAGAAGAGAACCTGATGTGGAGAGGCACGTTCGCTGAATATTTGGAACTGGTTCGCAAAAATCCGCAAATCGCCCAAACGGCTCATTCACGGGTCTATAACATGATCAAGAGTGCTGGTGTGGAAGAGAATGAGGATGGTACTCGCTCTTATCAATTTTTCAGCCGTGAAATTTTTGGCTTGGACCGTTCTGTCGAGCGATTGGTAGAAGAATATTTCCACTCTGCTGCCCGCCGTCTGGATGTTCGCAAACGGATTCTGCTGCTGATGGGCCCAGTCAGCGGCGGTAAATCGACGTTGGTGACCATGCTGAAGCGGGGATTGGAGGAATATTCTCGTACCGAAGCGGGAGCCATCTACGCGTTGGAAGGCTGCCCGATGCAAGAAGAGCCGCTGCATCTCATCCCGCATGAATTGCGGCCTGAGGTGGAGGAAGAGCTCGGAATCAAGATCGAAGGCGAACTGACGCCGTATAACCGGATGAGGCTGGAAAATGAGTACGGAGGCTGCATCGAGGATTTCCCTGTATGCCGGATACTGTTCTCTGAAGCCAACCGCGTAGGGATCGGTACATTCAGCCCCTCTGACCCGAAATCACAGGATATCGCCGATTTGACAGGAAGCATCGACTTCTCGACGATCACCAAATACGGATCTGAGTCTGACCCGCGCGCCTATCGCTTCGATGGGGAACTCAACAAGGCCAACCGTGGTCTGATGGAGTTCCAGGAAATGCTGAAATGCGATGAAAAATTCCTCTGGCATCTGCTGTCACTCACGCAGGAAGGAAACTTCAAGGCAGGACGATTTGCGCTCATTTCTGCCGATGAGCTGATTGTCGCCCATACGAATGAATCGGAGTACAAGGCGTTTATCGCCAATAAGAAAAACGAAGCCTTGCAATCCCGGATCATCGTCATGCCGATGCCGTACAACCTGCGAGTAAGCGACGAGGAAAAAATCTACTCCAAGCTGATCAAGCAATCCGATCTGGGCCATGTGCACATTGCGCCGCATGCGCTGCGGTCGGCGGCCATTTTCTCCATCCTCACCCGCTTGAAGGAATCCAAGAAGCAAGGCGCCGATCTGCTGAAGAAAATGCGTCTCTACGATGGAGAATCTGTCGAGGGCTTCAAGGGTGCCGATCTGGAGGAGCTGCGAAACGAGCATGCGGATGAAGGCATGGCGGGAATCGACCCTCGGTACGTCATCAACCGCATTTCCAGTGCATTGATACGCCGCGACACGGAGTGCATCAATGCCTTGGATATTCTGCGCGCCCTTAAGGAAGGCTTCGACCAGCATCCTTCCATCACCAAAGAACAGCGTGAGCGGTATATGAACTTCATTTCCAGCGCACGCAAGGAATACGACGAGCTCGCGAAAAAAGAAGTGCAAAAAGCGTTTGTCTACAGCTACGAGGAGTCGGCGAAGACACTCATGGACAATTACCTGGATAACGTCGAAGCGTATTGCAACATGAACAAAATACGTGACCCCGTTACCGGTGAGGAAATGGATCCAGATGAGCGCCTGATGCGTTCCATTGAGGAGCAGATCGGAATTTCGGAAAATGCCAAGCGAGCATTCCGGGAAGAGATCCTCATCCGCATCTCGGCATATGCGCGCAAAGGCAAGCGTTTTGACTACAGCACGCACGACCGTCTGCGGGAAGCGATCGAGAAAAAGCTGTTCGCAGATCTCAAAGACGTCGTGAAAATCACCACCTCCAACAAGACTCCGGATGAGCATCAGCTGAAAAAGATCAATGAAGTGACGAAGCGTCTCATCGAAGAGCATCACTACTGCCCAGTGTGCGCCAACGAGCTTTTGCGCTATGTCGGCAGCCTGTTGAACCGTTAA
- the yhbH gene encoding sporulation protein YhbH has product MEDAPSFIVSREDWSLHRKGYQDQNRHQEKVKEAIKKNLPDLVSEENIIMSNGREVIKIPIRSLDEYRLRFNFQKGKHGGQGKGNSKVGDVVAKDGDPAQGPGKGQGAGDQPGVDYYEAEISVEELQEMLFAELELPNLQRKEEDQIVIEETRFNDVRKKGLMGNIDKKRTLIAAIRRNGLAGYSDLELGITDEDLRFKTWEEIIKPHSNAVIIAMMDTSGSMGVFEKYIARSFFFWMVRFLRTKYEKVEIVFIAHHTDAKEVTEDTFFSKGESGGTICSSAYKKALEIIDSRYPTSQYNIYPFHFSDGDNLTSDNERCVKLVKELMDRCNMFGYGEVNQYTSL; this is encoded by the coding sequence ATGGAAGATGCACCATCGTTCATTGTCTCCCGGGAAGACTGGTCGCTGCACCGCAAAGGGTACCAGGACCAAAATCGACACCAGGAAAAAGTGAAAGAAGCGATCAAAAAGAACCTGCCCGATCTCGTCAGCGAAGAAAACATCATCATGTCGAACGGTCGGGAAGTTATCAAGATCCCTATTCGCTCCCTGGATGAGTATCGGTTGCGTTTCAACTTCCAAAAAGGGAAGCATGGCGGTCAAGGGAAAGGCAACAGCAAGGTAGGCGATGTCGTCGCCAAGGACGGAGATCCGGCGCAGGGGCCAGGAAAAGGTCAAGGCGCCGGGGATCAGCCCGGCGTGGACTATTACGAGGCGGAGATCAGCGTGGAAGAGCTGCAGGAGATGCTGTTCGCAGAGCTGGAGCTGCCCAACTTGCAACGAAAAGAGGAAGACCAGATCGTGATCGAAGAAACGCGTTTCAACGATGTCCGCAAAAAAGGGTTGATGGGCAACATCGACAAGAAACGGACGCTGATTGCCGCCATCCGCCGCAACGGGCTGGCAGGCTACAGCGATCTGGAGCTGGGCATCACCGATGAAGATCTGCGGTTCAAAACGTGGGAGGAAATCATCAAGCCCCACTCGAACGCTGTCATCATCGCCATGATGGACACCTCGGGATCGATGGGAGTGTTTGAAAAGTACATTGCCCGCAGCTTTTTCTTCTGGATGGTCCGCTTCCTGCGCACGAAGTATGAGAAGGTCGAGATTGTTTTTATCGCCCACCATACCGATGCCAAGGAAGTGACGGAGGATACCTTTTTCTCCAAAGGGGAGAGCGGGGGAACCATATGTTCCTCCGCCTACAAAAAGGCGCTGGAGATCATCGACAGCCGCTACCCGACGTCGCAGTACAACATTTATCCGTTCCACTTTTCCGACGGCGACAACCTCACCTCAGACAACGAGCGCTGCGTCAAGCTGGTGAAGGAGCTCATGGATCGCTGCAACATGTTTGGCTACGGGGAAGTCAATCAGTATACATCTTTATGA